A DNA window from Natrinema amylolyticum contains the following coding sequences:
- a CDS encoding transcription initiation factor IIB, producing the protein MAPRDIYTTAFDEDVQTTATDCPDCGGSIRQTGRETICEDCGRILENNHLDRGPDWGRSDDGETQKRTGAPLTPTRHDRGLSTEIGYKQDGNGNTLSSTKRRRLNRLRREQSRAQWQSKADRNLAYGLSEVRRVVASLGLADSIRDQACALFRRAQSEHLCRGRSLEAVAAASVYAIARCNGLGRSRTEVASSARCDQERLTTAYDAMNVELELPAQPTSAADRIPRLATDLEVPDQVRRRALALAQKARETGITISCRPSGVAAGCLYLAAERAEFCLSQRQIADIAGTSPNTLRNRRDELLELDTIV; encoded by the coding sequence ATGGCACCGAGAGACATCTATACGACGGCGTTCGACGAAGACGTCCAGACGACTGCAACTGACTGTCCGGACTGCGGCGGTAGCATTCGACAGACCGGCCGCGAAACGATCTGCGAGGACTGCGGACGCATCCTCGAGAACAATCACTTGGATCGAGGACCTGACTGGGGCCGAAGCGACGACGGAGAAACCCAGAAACGGACCGGCGCACCACTGACACCGACACGCCACGATCGAGGCCTCTCCACCGAGATTGGCTACAAGCAAGACGGAAACGGAAACACCCTCTCGAGCACGAAGCGACGACGACTGAACCGACTGCGTCGCGAACAGTCTCGCGCACAATGGCAATCGAAAGCAGATCGGAACCTCGCCTATGGACTCAGTGAAGTACGGCGGGTCGTCGCGAGTCTCGGTCTGGCAGACAGTATCCGTGACCAAGCATGTGCACTCTTCCGCCGTGCACAGTCCGAACACCTCTGTCGGGGGCGCTCGCTCGAGGCGGTGGCCGCAGCCAGCGTCTACGCAATCGCTCGCTGTAACGGACTCGGACGATCCCGGACGGAAGTTGCATCCAGTGCCCGCTGTGACCAGGAGAGACTCACCACTGCCTACGACGCGATGAACGTCGAACTCGAGTTACCGGCACAACCGACTTCGGCAGCAGATCGCATTCCACGCCTCGCAACGGACCTCGAGGTCCCAGATCAGGTTCGTCGACGAGCACTTGCGCTTGCACAGAAAGCGAGGGAAACTGGAATTACGATCAGCTGCCGGCCAAGTGGCGTCGCAGCGGGCTGTCTCTATCTTGCTGCTGAACGCGCCGAGTTCTGTCTATCTCAGCGTCAGATCGCCGACATCGCAGGGACATCACCGAATACGCTTCGAAACCGTCGAGACGAGTTACTCGAGCTCGACACCATAGTCTAG
- a CDS encoding HalOD1 output domain-containing protein — protein MSERNLLLEIVAALEEQGLARDEYQLQRAVDIEALEQLVDSAGADLEVRFSVGEFRLCVTQSDVEVLPSP, from the coding sequence ATGAGTGAACGGAATCTCCTCCTCGAGATCGTCGCTGCGCTCGAAGAACAGGGACTCGCTCGTGACGAGTATCAATTGCAACGGGCGGTCGATATCGAAGCGCTTGAGCAACTCGTCGACTCAGCAGGTGCTGACCTCGAGGTCAGATTTTCGGTTGGTGAGTTTCGTCTCTGCGTGACGCAGTCCGATGTGGAGGTCCTTCCGAGTCCGTAG
- a CDS encoding DUF955 domain-containing protein, translating to MTTNDCSPVSFDDSDTRRDEMHSTMEAWVDDLVDEVDDAVSSEQFQEWLDVQSHFHDYSYRNTLLITRQCPNATRVAGYRTWQDEFDRHVNEGGSAIWIWAPIIAKQCPECENSPSYHDQSDCDYDEASPDEWSKGLVGFRPAPIFDISQTEGEPLPELETEASGDASELLPALLEAASALDVDVDVVSQPEWPHGDAEGVCQYLSPTERPLIEVRNRENDAALAVTLVHEYAHVRLHGDVDDETERSKRELEAEAVGYIVGRYFGLDTSGSAFYLAAWEGDEPEAIFDRLERISSTAAEIIDIVDEVMIDE from the coding sequence ATGACTACGAACGACTGTTCGCCGGTGTCCTTCGATGACTCGGACACCAGACGTGACGAGATGCACAGTACGATGGAAGCGTGGGTCGACGACCTCGTCGACGAGGTTGACGACGCAGTCTCGAGTGAGCAGTTCCAGGAGTGGCTCGACGTCCAGAGTCACTTCCACGATTACTCCTACCGAAATACGCTGCTAATCACTCGTCAGTGTCCGAACGCAACTCGCGTCGCCGGCTATCGAACGTGGCAAGACGAATTCGACCGTCATGTGAACGAAGGCGGGAGTGCAATCTGGATCTGGGCGCCAATCATCGCAAAGCAGTGCCCCGAGTGTGAGAACTCGCCGTCGTACCACGATCAAAGCGACTGCGACTACGACGAGGCATCACCCGACGAGTGGTCAAAAGGGCTCGTGGGCTTCCGGCCAGCGCCCATCTTCGATATTTCGCAGACGGAAGGAGAACCACTCCCCGAACTCGAGACTGAAGCGAGTGGAGATGCCAGCGAACTACTGCCAGCGCTCCTCGAGGCAGCCTCAGCACTTGACGTGGATGTAGACGTCGTCTCTCAACCAGAGTGGCCTCACGGCGATGCTGAGGGTGTCTGTCAGTATCTGTCTCCTACAGAACGACCACTAATCGAGGTCCGAAATCGTGAGAACGACGCTGCTCTCGCTGTGACGCTCGTCCACGAATACGCCCACGTACGCTTGCATGGTGACGTCGACGACGAGACTGAACGCTCGAAACGCGAACTCGAGGCTGAAGCGGTCGGCTACATTGTTGGGCGGTACTTCGGGCTCGATACGAGCGGGTCAGCGTTCTATCTGGCTGCATGGGAGGGCGACGAACCGGAGGCAATCTTCGATCGACTCGAACGGATCAGTTCGACAGCTGCAGAGATCATCGATATCGTCGACGAGGTGATGATAGATGAGTGA
- a CDS encoding PQQ-binding-like beta-propeller repeat protein: MNRRALLITISTITAGVAGCLGTSSTGNNDGNSDGEWQHNLVANHLTVSHGQVYGNEAVSEDSDNANVNGGIFALDGETGDRQWSYGSSDGSPALSYTLTENGIYVSQDDDQPKTPGSITALDFDGTIRWENISGWFADAVADTAYINVPGSSHQEGSSDPHLRALNADTGEQLWTSTYGGAVEFDSESNSPLETAYVNRDTLAAVDANDGSVKWSYGNAEDSFMNPTVANGVVYSEVNWDEALVAVSEGEKLWTVDSIHPHLVGISSDHVLAANLGAESQFPIYAFDRKTGKKRWVQKDIKPGEYGTSIIFNKNRLYIGERGQISAISAEDGSKLWSTPLESEARVKTLDVVPESGSDQMVFVLVEQARTEYSLHQISANGEEIWMQSFDEQIRDFAVGESIIVATDSGISVLDPP, translated from the coding sequence ATGAATCGACGTGCCCTTCTTATCACAATTAGCACGATCACTGCTGGCGTTGCTGGCTGCCTCGGAACGAGCTCAACCGGTAATAACGACGGTAACAGTGACGGCGAGTGGCAGCATAACCTCGTTGCGAATCACCTCACCGTTTCTCACGGACAAGTCTATGGAAATGAGGCAGTAAGTGAGGATAGCGATAATGCGAATGTCAATGGTGGTATTTTTGCGCTTGACGGGGAGACTGGCGACCGTCAGTGGTCATATGGCTCTTCGGATGGCTCTCCCGCGCTCTCGTACACATTGACGGAGAACGGCATCTACGTCTCGCAAGATGACGACCAGCCGAAAACACCAGGCAGTATCACTGCGCTTGACTTTGATGGAACCATTCGATGGGAGAATATTAGCGGTTGGTTCGCAGACGCGGTTGCTGATACAGCATACATCAACGTCCCAGGCTCATCTCATCAAGAAGGATCTTCAGATCCCCATCTTAGAGCGCTCAACGCAGATACTGGAGAACAACTGTGGACGAGTACGTATGGAGGAGCAGTGGAATTCGACTCAGAATCAAATTCTCCGCTTGAGACCGCCTACGTGAATCGAGATACGCTGGCTGCAGTCGACGCGAACGACGGAAGTGTGAAATGGAGTTATGGAAATGCGGAGGACTCGTTTATGAACCCGACTGTCGCTAACGGTGTAGTATATAGTGAAGTGAACTGGGATGAAGCGCTTGTTGCAGTCTCTGAAGGAGAAAAACTATGGACTGTAGACTCAATCCATCCACACCTTGTAGGCATCTCTTCTGATCACGTACTCGCCGCTAATCTAGGAGCGGAGTCTCAATTCCCTATTTATGCATTCGATCGCAAGACCGGGAAGAAACGATGGGTACAGAAAGACATCAAACCAGGAGAGTATGGAACATCAATTATATTCAATAAAAATAGACTTTATATTGGAGAGCGAGGGCAAATTTCTGCTATCTCGGCAGAAGATGGTTCCAAACTATGGAGCACTCCACTTGAGAGTGAGGCTCGGGTGAAAACGCTGGACGTAGTTCCTGAAAGCGGAAGCGATCAGATGGTATTTGTCCTTGTTGAACAGGCTCGTACTGAATACTCTCTTCACCAAATTAGCGCAAATGGAGAAGAGATTTGGATGCAGAGCTTTGATGAACAGATCCGAGATTTTGCAGTGGGCGAATCGATTATTGTTGCGACAGATTCTGGCATCTCTGTTCTCGATCCACCGTGA